The following are encoded in a window of Dioscorea cayenensis subsp. rotundata cultivar TDr96_F1 chromosome 16, TDr96_F1_v2_PseudoChromosome.rev07_lg8_w22 25.fasta, whole genome shotgun sequence genomic DNA:
- the LOC120278513 gene encoding uncharacterized protein LOC120278513 — translation MTTYGVGFFYFTFILRRDSERRAINERAFARYESQRDIIDSLIKSDDNNCIWELRMCTNTFAHLCEVLRVRGGLVQLGRVTIEEQVIAFLNILAHHTKNRSIQGRFSRSGQTISRYCYRVLAAVLRLQDELFVKPQPIPENSGESKWKWFKGCLGALDGTYIAVTPNAADRPRYQTRKGVLRCFGLLKKRWGILRSPSFYPIRTQSRMILACCLLHNFIRIDMAVDPEEFAPLANNEMPIGEEPLVGTVEPSNEWTEKRDNLAQEMWHDFRCRREHQCLNEIVQNGK, via the exons ATGACAACGTATGGGgttggtttcttttattttacttttattttgagaaGGGATAGTGAGAGAAGGGCTATAAATGAAAGAGCTTTTGCTAGATATGAGTCACAAAGAGATATAATAGATTCCCTTATTAAGTCAGATGATAATAATTGTATATGGGAATTAAGAATGTGCACAAACACATTTGCACATCTTTGTGAGGTCCTAAGGGTACGAGGAGGCTTGGTGCAACTTGGTAGAGTTACAATTGAGGAGCAAGTTATtgcttttttaaatatactagCTCACCACACAAAGAACAGGAGTATTCAAGGAAGGTTCTCTAGATCGGGTCAAACTATTAGTAGATATTGTTATAGGGTCTTAGCTGCTGTTTTAAGGTTACAAGATGAATTATTTGTCAAGCCACAACCAATTCCTGAAAACAGCGGCGAAAGCAAATGGAAATGGTTCAAG GGATGTTTAGGTGCCTTAGATGGTACTTATATAGCAGTAACACCAAATGCAGCCGATAGACCTAGGTATCAAACAAGGAAAGGTGTACTT AGATGTTTTGGGCTTTTGAAGAAACGATGGGGTATACTTAGGAGTCCTTCATTTTACCCCATAAGAACACAAAGTCGAATGATTTTAGCATGTTGTTTATTGCACAATTTTATTCGTATCGACATGGCGGTAGATCCTGAGGAATTCGCTCCACTTGCAAATAATGAGATGCCAATAGGCGAAGAACCACTAGTCGGAACTGTTGAACCAAGTAATGAGTGGACTGAAAAGAGAGATAACCTTGCACAAGAAATGTGGCATGATTTTAGGTGTAGGCGTGAACACCAGTGTTTGAATGA GATAGttcaaaatggaaaatga